In Spiroplasma sp. SV19, one DNA window encodes the following:
- a CDS encoding SGNH/GDSL hydrolase family protein, which produces MKKIFTLLTVFTLTTVSTVTVISCTIAQDRRLKPNDAVLLIGKNIDTSKAIDDAESNLEFTNYYILGDSLSDSHGIEKLVKNNFKVDFKLGTDNETEVENYQYGSFSNGKTAGVLLNDKLGFKPIKPGISNDNDSQFGRNYAIGGATAADVAGMGGLLLNQVTIEKQARALVSQHKLRGTDLVFMEIGGNDLFQLVDTSDPQTELALMKQSVERIQEALFTLLNNGIRKIIFSDAPNVSLVPRYVNSDAKLKQRANDLSTEFHFRVKNVIEEANRYYEHAVREWGLYDNLPVLMEEFKAKHAKAELKVNFNTLDMDFMKILETGVLNAKRNPNIPVNADINDYFFFDDVHPTREVHQLAMEHYYATVKGWT; this is translated from the coding sequence ATGAAAAAAATTTTTACATTGTTAACAGTCTTTACTTTAACAACAGTTAGTACAGTTACGGTAATTAGTTGTACAATTGCTCAAGATCGACGTCTCAAGCCCAATGATGCAGTATTATTAATTGGGAAAAATATTGATACATCAAAGGCAATTGATGATGCTGAAAGTAATTTAGAATTTACAAATTATTATATTTTAGGAGATAGTTTAAGTGATTCCCATGGGATTGAAAAATTAGTAAAAAATAACTTTAAGGTTGATTTTAAATTAGGAACTGATAATGAAACTGAGGTAGAAAATTATCAATATGGAAGTTTTAGTAATGGTAAGACAGCGGGTGTTTTATTAAATGATAAACTAGGTTTTAAACCCATTAAACCAGGGATTTCAAATGATAATGATTCTCAGTTTGGTCGTAATTACGCAATTGGTGGGGCTACTGCTGCTGATGTTGCTGGAATGGGGGGTTTACTATTAAATCAAGTTACGATTGAAAAGCAAGCTCGTGCTTTAGTTAGTCAACATAAATTACGAGGAACTGATTTAGTTTTTATGGAAATTGGGGGTAATGATTTATTTCAATTAGTTGATACTTCTGACCCTCAAACAGAGTTAGCATTAATGAAGCAGAGTGTTGAGCGAATCCAAGAAGCATTATTTACATTGTTAAATAATGGGATTAGAAAAATTATTTTTTCTGATGCACCAAATGTTAGTTTGGTACCACGTTATGTTAATAGTGATGCTAAGTTAAAACAACGAGCAAATGATCTTTCGACCGAATTTCATTTTCGAGTTAAAAATGTGATTGAAGAAGCTAATCGCTATTATGAACATGCTGTTCGAGAATGAGGATTATATGATAATTTACCAGTTTTAATGGAGGAATTTAAGGCTAAACACGCAAAGGCAGAACTTAAAGTTAATTTTAATACCTTAGATATGGATTTTATGAAAATTTTAGAAACAGGTGTTTTAAATGCAAAACGAAATCCTAATATTCCTGTTAATGCAGATATTAATGACTATTTCTTTTTTGATGATGTGCATCCAACTCGTGAAGTGCATCAGTTAGCAATGGAACATTATTATGCGACGGTAAAGGGGTGAACATAA
- a CDS encoding MOLPALP family lipoprotein: MKKLLAYLGTISLLTTSTVPVVACTNNGIINSDVPHSQTSLLALNSQIAKIAYISNENQYDFNYLMNNFVQLMYLKDLPQQPDTNENLYDYNRYAELFNRYYGESYLKHDLTTNLVLTNTIKPESANSTINQIASMGSTMLDMIANQGLAGVLSLVIDGNLLSEFLSPTILRFANDLLDQSTLIAFRDAFDDSIYKNMNYQEVLTSGVIGLVNAVNELTGQTERFDYKDKANLQGNAKKLSWCIESIWNNNCWCNE, encoded by the coding sequence ATGAAAAAGTTATTAGCATATTTAGGAACAATTTCTTTATTAACAACTTCAACAGTACCAGTTGTTGCTTGCACAAATAACGGAATTATTAATTCAGATGTTCCACATTCACAAACTAGTTTGTTGGCTTTAAATAGTCAAATTGCTAAAATTGCTTATATCAGTAATGAAAATCAGTATGATTTTAATTATTTAATGAATAATTTTGTCCAACTAATGTATTTAAAAGATTTACCACAACAACCTGATACAAATGAAAATCTATATGATTATAACCGTTATGCCGAGTTGTTTAATCGGTATTATGGTGAAAGTTATTTGAAGCATGATTTAACAACTAATTTAGTTTTAACAAATACTATTAAACCAGAAAGTGCAAATAGTACAATTAATCAAATTGCATCTATGGGTTCAACGATGTTAGATATGATTGCTAACCAAGGACTAGCTGGTGTTTTATCATTAGTTATTGATGGAAACTTATTGTCAGAGTTTTTATCACCAACAATTTTAAGATTTGCAAACGATTTATTGGACCAAAGTACCTTAATTGCTTTTCGTGATGCTTTTGATGATTCAATTTACAAAAATATGAATTATCAAGAGGTTTTAACGTCGGGCGTAATTGGTCTTGTTAACGCTGTTAATGAATTAACTGGTCAAACAGAACGTTTTGACTATAAAGATAAAGCAAATCTGCAAGGAAATGCTAAAAAATTATCTTGATGCATTGAATCAATTTGGAACAACAATTGTTGATGTAATGAATAA